CGAGGAGCTTCAGGATCATCGCTTCCTTCTGCGTCAGGATCTGGTCGGCGCCATCCCACGAACGCCCGCGGAACGATCGGAAATCGAATTCGTTGTCGCCAAAGCGCACGACCGGTTCGAGTGCAGTCATCGCGTCATAACGCGTGCGGCGGCGAATGATGGCGGCGACTCGCAGGAGCAGTTCGCGGAGCTGAAACGGCTTCGGCAGATAATCGTCGCCGCCTGCTTCGAGCCCGCGAATCCGGTCGGGCCCGCTCCCCTTCGCAGTGAGGAACAGAATCGGGGTATCGCGCCCCTCGCGGCGCGCCGTCTGGCAGACGGTGTAGCCGTCCATTCTCGGCAACATCACGTCGAGAATCACCAGCCCGAACTCTTCCTTCCGGATCCGATTGAGCGCAGTCTCGCCGTCGATTGCCACGTCGACGAGATATCCCTCCGCTTCGAGATTTTCGCGGATGCCGCGCGCGAGGTTCACCTCGTCCTCGACCAGAAGAATTCGCGCCGCGGTCATGCGAACGCCTTCGCTGCGGCGGCCGACGCTGTCGATCCCACCGCCAGTGGCCAGATCACGGTAAAAATCGCGCCATGGCCGGTCCCGGCACTGCTCGCCGTCACGGCACCATGATCGAGATCGACGCACCGCCGCACCAGATAGAGACCAAGGCCGGTACCACCCATCCGCGCCGGCTCGCTCCCTTCGACTCGATAGAACTTCGTGAAGAGCCGCGGCGCCGCGGCGGATGGAAATCCGATCCCGTTGTCACGCACCTGAAGCTCGACCTGTCCCTTCGACACGGTGCCGTGGATCTCGACATCTCCGCCCGGCGTTGCCGCGCGAATCGCGTTGTGGAGCAAATTCCGGAGCACGGTCTGCACCCGGTCCTCGTCCGCAAGCGCCACGAGCGCTACCGGTACGTTTGTGGTAACAGTCACCGCGGCGTCATTCGCGACCTCGCTCAGCTCATCCACCACGGAGCTCACCGCCGCCGCCAGCGCGACCGGTCCGCGATGCTCGACGGCATCCCCGGCGTCGAGACGCGTCACCTCGAGGACGTTGGCGTCCATCCGTTCGAGTCGATTCAGGTCCGCCAGCATCCGGCGAATGAGCTCGGCGCGCCGCTCCGGTGGCGGATCGCGGAGCGCCAGCGTTTCGGCCGAAAGCTTGAGCGACGCGAGCGGACTCTTCAGTTCGTGGGACACTGCGTCGAGGAAATGTTCCTGCCGCGCTCGCAGCCTTGCCTCGTTGCGCAAGGCGCGATAGACCACCGCCATCGCGGCGAGGAGGACCGCCAGGAAGAATCCTCCTTCCCAGGCATACCGGTTCAGTCGGTGAAAGCGCTGCGCGTCGAGCGCGGCCAGCGTTTCCGGCCTGATCGAAACCATGGAGTCGGGGCCAAGGGTCAGGTCGGGATAGGTGGCAGCGATCGTTCCCCAGTTTGCGCCGGCGCGGAGCATCAGCTGAGCCGCCTCGGCGTCGGCGTGGTGTGCTTCGCGCAGGTCGGTTTGCACCACGGCGGTGTACGACACTTCGTCGGCAAGCCAGTACGCCAACTGCGCAGTGCAGATGCCGAGGAGGACGAGGAATCCGACCTGCAACGAGCGCGTCAGCCGCCAGCCGTTCACGAGGCGAGCGCCTCGGTGGGGACCGCGCGCGCAGCGACGATGAGTGCGTCGCGAAGCCGTTCGAGGTGCCGCCGTTCGTGGGCCAGCGAAAGGAAGCCGACTTCGAACGCCGACGGGGCCATCGCGATCCCCTGATCGAGCAGCGAATGAAAGAGCGCGCGATAGCGCGTCGCGGCGGCCGGATCGATTGCGGCCGCGCTCCGTGGCGGATCGCCCGCCTGCAGCGAGAGCCAGAACAGCGAACCAAGGTGCACCAGCGTCGCCGGCGATTCCCAATCGGAGATCACCGGCTCCAGTAGCGAGGCGAGCGTCGCACCGAGTTGTTCGAGCCGCGGCCACGCGTCGCCGTGTTCGAGCACTTTGAGCGTGGCAAGACCGGCGCTCATTGCCAGTGCGTTGCCGGAGAGAGTGCCAGCCTGATAGACCGCACCATCGGGAGCGAGGTGCTGCATCAGCCGTCGCGGGCCGGCAAAAGCGCCCACCGGCAGCCCGCCGCCGATGATCTTTCCGAACGTGACGAGATCGGGGACGATCCCGTAATACTCCGCAGCCCCGCCCCGGGCCACGCGGAATCCCGAGATCACTTCATCGAAGATCAGCACGATCCCGGCGCGCCCGGTTTCGCGCCGAAGGGTCGCGAGAAATTCGGGGCGCTGCAGCAGCAGGCCGTTGTTCGCAGGGACCGGCTCGATGATCACCGCGGCGATCTTGTCGCCGTCGCGACGGAGCACTTCGGTGAGTTGCGTTTCGTCGTCGAGCGGGAGGACGATCGTCTCCGCCGCAAAGGCCGCCGGCACCCCCGCCGACGACGGACGGCCAAAGGTCACCAGCCCGGAGCCCGCAGCAACGAGTAGATGATCGGCATGCCCGTGATAGCAGCCGGCGAATTTCACGATCTTGTCCCGATGCGTCGCCCCGCGCGCGAGACGAATTGCGCTCATCACCGCTTCAGTGCCGGACGAGACAAAGCGTACCTGCTCAATCCCGGGATACGCGGCGACGATCCGCTCGGCGAGTTCGATTTCGCGTTCACCGGGGGCGCCGAAGGTCGTGCCGCGGGACGCGGCGTCGGTGATCGCCGCGACGACGTCCGGATGTGCGTGGCCCAGGATGAGTGGTCCCCACGATCCGACGAAATCGACGTACCGATTGCCGTCGACGTCGACAACCTCGGCGCCCGCCCCGCTCCGGATCACCGGCGGCGTCCCGCCTACGGCACGGAACGCCCGCACCGGCGAGCTCACGCCGCCGGGCATCACGTGCTCGGCACGCGCCATCCACTCCTCGGATTCCCGGCCGGCGCTCACAACCAGTCGCCACGCAGGGCGTCGCGTGCGTGATACGTGATCACCATGTCGGCGCCGGCGCGGACCATCGCCTGCAGGTTCTCGCGAACGACCGCCGGCTCGTCGAGCCATCCCTGCATCGCCGCGGCCTTCACCGCGGAGTATTCGCCCGACACGTTGTAGGCGGCGAGCGGAAGGGTCGTGGCGTCGCGCACCTGACGCACCACATCCAGATAGGCGAGCGCCGGCTTCACCATCACCATGTCGGCACCTTCTGCTTCGTCGAGCTGCACTTCACGAATCGCCTCGTCGCGACGGCGCGGATCCATCTGATAGGCGCGACGATCGCCGTGCTGCGGCGCCGAATCGGCGGCGTCGCGGAACGGCCCGTAGTACGCTGACGCATACTTGACCGCGTAGGAGAGAATTCCTGTATCGATGTGACCCGCGATGTCGAGGGCATCGCGAATGGCACCGACTCGTCCGTCCATCATATCCGAGGGCGCGACGATGTCTGCACCAGCAGCGGCATGCGCGACCGCCATCTCGCTGATCGACTGCAACGATCGATCGTTGTCGACTTCTCCGTTGGCGAGCACACCGCAATGACCGTGATCGGTATAGGCACAGAGACAGACGTCGGTGATGATCACGAGATCGGATCCCAGCGCACCGCGCAGCGCGCGAATGGCCCGGGGCACCGCACCGTCGGGATTACAGCTGCATGAACCGGTGGCATCCTTGCTCCCTTCGGGCGGCGAGCCGAAGAGGAGCACGGTGGCGATGCCGAGCGCGCGATCGCCGGCAACGGCGCGGACGAGGTCGTCCGTGCCGAGGCGCGACAGCCCGGGCATCGAAGGAATCGGTTCGTCGCCGCGCTCGACCGGCAGCACGAAGTGCGGCATGGTCAACTGCTGTGGCCGTACCCAGGTGTCGGCGACGAGGTCACGAAGCGCCGCTGTCCGCCGCAGGCGCCGCGGCCGAATCCGCCCCACGCCGCCGGAATCGATGCTCATCCGATTGCCTCCAGAATCCCCTCGAATGTCGGCTCGTTCGCTTCACGCGCAACGGTGAGTCCTGCCGCCACCGCCGCTTGCGACGTCGTCGGACCGATCGTAACGATGCGCGCACTGGTCGGCACGTTCGCGACCCGCAGCAGGCCGGTCACCGCTGACGGCGACGCGAGGACGATGACGTCGATCCGATCGGCCGCCAGATCGCGGCGCGGGGCCGTCGGCGCCGCCGGAATGGTGCGATAGACCACGACATCACGCGCCTCCCAACCGGCCGAGCGAAGGATCGCCGGTGCAGCGTCGGTCGCGATGGCGCTGGTCGCGATCACGCCACGCGGCCCACGAGCCCCCGCGCGGTGGAGCGCGACGAGTTCCTGCGCCAGACCTGCCGCGGACTGCTGCATCGCCACGAGGTCAACGCGACCGAGACGCGCCGCCGCCACACGCCCAGTGGCTGGGCCGACGACCCCAACGCGCACTGTGCTCGGAAGCCGCTCCGATCCCAGCAGCTGCGCCGTCGCTTCCGCGCCGCGCGGGGATGTCAGCAGCAACCAGTCGGTGTGCTGCACAGCGTCGACGAGCGTTGCGCGAGTTGAGTCGTCAGCGATCGACTCGAAGGAGAGGCACGGGAGAATCACGGTCTCAGCGCCCGCTTCGGCGAAGCGCGACGCCCAGCGCGCCGAGTCGTCAACCGCACGCGTCACCAGGATGCGATGACCCTGCAGCGAATGGCGCATCATGACAGGCCCGACGCCGATGCCGCGACTGGAGCCGGGCCCGATGGTGATTCGACGGCGTCGATGCCTGCCGTGGCTCGCAGCTCGGCCCACGCCGCACGAGCAAGTGCGTCGGGATTGGTGCCGGTCTTCGCTCCGCGCGCAATGGTCCCGTCCTCCAGGCCGAGGGCGACGGTGAGGCGGAGCTGTCCGTCGACGCCGCTGCACCATGCCCCGAACGGGAGGGTGCATCCGCCCTCGGCGAGGCGGAGTGCTTCGCGCTCCGCACGAAGCGCACGCGCAGTCGTGACATCGTTGATCCCGCCGGCCGCCGCGATCACGGCGCTCCGATCGGCGCGCACCTGCAGCGCGATCGCACCCTGCGATGGCGCCGGAACGAATCGGGTCGGATCGAGCCGCACCACCGTGATCGTGGGCGGCAACTCCAAGCGGTCGCCGTCGGTGAGCCGCTCCAGTCGAGCGATGCCCGCTGCCGCGAGGACGATGGCATCGTATTTCCCGTCGCAGAGCGACGCGACGCGCGTCGGCACATTGCCGCGCAACGGCAGTGTCACCAGGTCGGGACGTGCGGCGCGCAGCCACGCCGTCCGCCGTGCCGCGGAAGTTCCCACCCGCACACCGTTGCGCAGCGGAAAGTGCGCCGCGCTGTCGTCGGTCGCGTCGCGGCAAATGAGCAGGAGATCCGCAGGATCGAGGCGTTCCGGTACCGATGCAATGACCAGGCTCTGCGGGCTCGTCGACGGGATGTCCTTGTACGAATGCACTGCGATGTCGATGTCGCCGGCGATCAGTGCCGCTTCGATCTCCCGCACGAAGATGCCGAATGCACCGACGTCGGCGAACGGTTCGGTCGCCGCGCGATCACCCAGCGTGCTGATCACGGCAACGTCAACGCGATGCCCGGCCGCGGTGAGGCGGCGCGCGACGTCATTCGCCTGCGCGCGCGCAAGTGCCGATCCGCGCGTCCCGATCGTGAGCTTCATCCCTCGTCCAATCCCGCAAACGATTCGGCATTCGAGGCGTCGGTCGCCGAACGCAATGCCAGCGCGAGCTCAGGGTCGGCAGTCGCAAAGAACGCTTCGACGGCGCCCGGGCCGACTTCGAACGCGAGATCGCGAAGCCCCACCGAGGGCACGTGCGCAAACCGGCGGGCGAGTGTCTCCGCCCAGCGCCGGATGGCGTCACGCTCCGGCTCGCCCAGGCCTGCGAGCTCGCGTTCAAAGAGGCGATCGATCCCTTCGAGCGCCGTGTGCCGGTACCGCAATCGCAGCTGCGCGATCAGCGGCCCAACCAGTCGCTCGGCGAGCTGGCGGCGCAGTTCGATCAGCGCTTCGTCGACGATCGCGCGAGCGTCGGCCACTTCGACGAGGAGCCGTTCGCGATGCGCCGCCGCATCCGCGTTGATCTCGCGCATCCCGATTCTCGGCACGTCGGCCGCCTCGGCATCTTCGGGGGTGATGTTCGGCGGAACTGCGAAGTCGACGACCAGCGGCGACTCCCCGGAGGGCGACCGCGCGGCGATCCGTTCGAGATCACCGCGATTGAAGAGCGGCAGTCGGGATCCGGTGCAGACGATCAATGCTTCGACTGCCGGCGGCTGCGCGCGGAACTCATCGAGCGACATCACCGGCGCATCGCACGAGACGCCAAGCGCCTGCGCCCGTTCAATCGTCCGATTGACCACGACCACGGGCACGCCGTCGGCGTGGAGACCGTGCGCGCAGCGCTCGGTCATCGCCGAAATGCCGATCACCGCGACACCGCCAGGAGTACGCGTGATGCGGTCGATCACGTGCCGCAATCCGACGTCGGCGAGCGAGACTCGACCGGTCCGCTGGTCGGTCACCGGGCGCACCCGCCTCGCAACCTTGAGCGCCGCCTCGAAGACGCGATCGAGCCGCGGCGAGAACAACCCCAGAGCGCGCGATTCATCGACCGCCTCGCGCACCTGACCGGCGATTTCGAGTTCGCCGACCTGCGCGGAATCGAGCCCGGCCGAGAGGAGGAAGATGTGCTCGGCGGCACCCTCCCCCTGCCAGCCGCGGAGCGCGTGTTCCGGCTCGCCCGCGCGGGCCTCGCGCCCGGCGAGGGCAGCAAAGACGCGCCGCCGCACCGCCCCGATCGGGAGCGTCCCGTCGGTGGCGAAGATGATCTCGACTCGATTGCAGGTGGCGAGGTAGACGAGCTCCGTGACACCGATCGTCGCGGCGAGCTCCGGCAGGCGGCTCTGGCGTGTCTCTCTGGGGATAGTGAACTCGGCGAGCAGGTCGGGAAGACCTTGCCGCCAGGAGATTCCCACCACGCCGATCCGATCCATGGCCCCCATCTTACCACGACCGCTGTTTACTGTGTCATGGTTGTGTCATTGCAAATGCCGCGGCGGTATCCTGCAGCCACGGTGCCCGGTCGGGAGGCCCGAAGGTGGACGCCTAGCGCTGCGCCAGATTGACGAGTCCCTGCACGAAAGCGGGGTGGTCGCCGACCGCTCCCGCATAGGTAAACGACTCGCCGCCGGCGGCCACAAATGTCTCCCGCGCGCGTATCCCGAGCTCCTCAAGAGTCTCAAGCCCTTCGGTCACGAATCCCGGCGCGATCACTGCTAGGTGCTTCACGCCGCGAGCGGGAAGCTCCGCGATCACGTCGGATGTCGCCGGCGTGAGCCACGGTTCCGAGCCGAACTTCGACTGGTAGGCGACCGTGGTGCGGTCACGCGGCCAGCCAGCCGCCGCGAGAAAAGCGGTTGTGGTCCGCTCGCAATCGCCGGTGTAGACGTGGCCTTCGCGGTTGTCGTATCGCACCGGAAGGCCATGATACGATATGACGAGATGGTCAGGCGCGGTCGGCGCGGCCGCGAGTGCTTCGCGCCATCGTTCCACCAATGCTGCGATGTAGCCGGGATCGTCGGCAGGAATGGCACGTTCGACGATGCGCGGCCCGACGCCGGCGCGAGCGGCGACCTTCCGTGCGAGCCGAAAGACCGTCCCGGTCGTTGCGTCGGTGCGCTGCGGAAAGAGCGGGACCACGACGATCTGCCCGCGCGTTTCGTTCGCCATCTGCCGGATCATTGTGTCGATCGACGGGGCACCGTAGCGGTACGCGCATCGCACCGAGTGGTCCGATGCCTGTGTCGCGGCGCGCGCGGTGATCGCCTCGGTGCCGACGCGGAGTGGCGAACCGGCGGGCGACCAGATCGATGCGTACTGCTCTGCCACACGCTTCGGTCTGGTGCGGAGGACGATACCGTACAGCGTCGGCAGCCAGATCCACCGCGGCAGGTCGACCACTTCGGGGTCGCCGAGGAATTCGGCGAGAAAGGCGCGCACCGACGCCGTCGTCGGCGCCTGGGGAGTGCCGAGGTTGACGAGGAGGAGTGATGGAGCGTCGGAGGCGGTCATGGGGAAGGACAATGTACCTGCACTCGGCGCCCGCTGGAGTAGACTTTCGGACATGAACCTACGGTCAGTCAATGCGGTGCCCGGAGCGCGCCCTGCGAAGTACCGAAGCTCTGATCGCTGCCATCAAGGTCGCCGTCGCCGGGACGACGGCGCACACCGTTCACGGGGTGACGTTGCCGACCGGTGACAGCAGTCGCATTCGCCTCAACGGAGTCGACTCACTCTGCGCCGTCGCCGGACAGACGATCAATCAGCACGACGGAACGCCGCGGTTCACGCAACGCCTCGTCGAGGTGATCGTCGTCGGAGATCTCCGTGTCGTCACCGACGACGGCTCTGCCAATGGCCCCCGAATCTTCCTGATCGACTCGACGCTCAGGAAGGTCCTGCAGGTGTCGCCATCCACTCGGCCGCCGTGATCACCTTCGCCTGGCGCGCAAAGACCTTCTCGAGCAGCACGCGGTGGACTTCAGGATCGGGATCGGCGCAGAGATCAGAGAGCACCGTCATGGCGTAGTCCTTGTCGGCCGCTTCGCGCAACGTCGAGAGCACGACGCCGCTGGTGGCGATGCCGCAGAGAACCAGCTGCCGGATATCGTTGGCTCGCAGCAGGACTTCGAGGTCGCTCCCGGCAAACGCGCTGATCCGCTTCTTCACGACGACGACGTCGCCTTCCGCAGGAGTGAGGGCCGGCTGCACGTTGACGAGGCCGGCGGCGTGCTGCCTGAAATAGTCGCTCGCCTCCGGAGCGCCCGGCCGGAACGAGACCACGACGTGGATGACGAGGAGGCCGCGGGCGTGGGCGTGATCGACGGCCTTCTGCGCCAGCGGGAGGTAGCTGCTCTTGTCGCCAATCCGGTCGACGATCCCGGGTTGCACATCCATGACCAGCAGCGCGGTCTTCGGGGTATTGTTTGTCATGCCGACCAGCTAAGCGCGATTGACCCGGCAATGCAAGCGATGGTCACACATTGTGACCTTCTCACCCTCCCCTATCAAGCACCCGGTACTGCACCGCCTCCGCGACGTGCGCCGGCCCGACCGCATCGACTCCCGCCAGGTCCGCCAGCGTCCGCGCCAGCTTCAGCACCCTGTGATACGCCCGCGCCGAAAGCCCGAGCTTGGCGACCGCACCCTTGAGCACCAATTCAGTCTCGGCGTCAATGCGAACGTGTCGCCCGACCTCGCGCGGCCCCATGTGCGCGTTGGCGAAGATTCCCGGTGACCTCCGGAACCGATGGAGCTGCCGGTCTCGTGCCGCTTCGACGCGCCCGCGTACTGTCGCACTCGACTCCGCGGGCGTGCGCGCGGCGAGATCGTCGTACGCAACCGGTGGCACGCTGAGATGAATGTCGATCCGGTCGAGGAGCGGCCCCGACACCTTGGCCCGGTATCGCTGGACCGCGGCGGGCGCACAGGCGCACTGTCTCGAAGAATCGCCGAGGTATCCACACGGACACGGATTCATGCTGGCAATCAGGAGAAAGCGCGCCGGATAGGTGAGCGACATCGAGGCGCGCGAGATCACGACGACACCGTCCTCCATCGGTTGCCGCAGCATCTCCAGCACATGATTCGGCAGTTCCGCGACCTCGTCGAGAAACAGTACGCCGTGATGCGCCAGCGACACCTCACCCGGCCGCGGGATCGCACCACCCCCGATCAGCCCCGCGTAGCTCACCGTATGATGCGGCGCCCGAAACGGCCGTTCGTCGATCAATGCGTCGCCGGTGCGCAGCAGCCCAGCCACGCTGTGGATCCGCGTCACGTCGAGCGCCTCCGCGCGCGTGAGCGGTGGGAGGATCGTCGGAAGCCGTCGAGCGAGCATCGTCTTCCCCGCTCCAGGGGCACCGAGCATCAGCAGATTGTGTGATCCAGCTGCCGCAACCTCGAGCGCGCGCTTCGCGGCAACCTGCGCTCTGACGTCGGCGAGATCGACATCCGCGTTCCGGGAAAGCCTGGAGTTCCCATGGGCGGCATTCGCCGATGCCGGCTCGATCGGCACACTACCGCTCAGATGATCGCAGACGGCAGCGAGTGTCGCGGCGCCGCGTACGTTGACTCCGTCGACGACCGCAGCCTCCGCCACATTCGACGCCGGCAGGACCAGATCGGAACAGCCAAGCGCGCGTGCGGCGAGGGCGATCGGAAGTGCCCCGCGAATCGGGCGGAGATCACCTTCCAGGCCAAGCTCTCCGAGCAGGAGCGTGCGCGCGAGCTTGTCGTCGGGGATCTGACCGCTCGCGGCGAGGATTCCGATCGCGATCGGAAGGTCAAACGCGCTGCCGCGTTTCGGCAGATCGGCGGGCGCGAGATTGACGGTGATCCGCCGGAGCGGGAGCTGGAAGCCGGAGTTGCCGAGCGCCGCGGCGACGCGCTCTCGACCCTCCTTCACCGCGCCCAGCGGAAGCCCGACGGTGGTGAACGATGGCAGCCCGCTGACGATGTCGATTTCGACATCAACTGCGAGGGCGTCGACGCCGAGCACGGCGGCGGAATGAATACGGGCGAGCAGAGACGCTCCGGGAGCGAGGTACCGGAGAGTGGTGCGCCTGCGTTGCGGGACCTGATCGTTTCAGTGCAATGACTGGCCGATCAGACGCGGCAAGCCGCGGGACCGCGAGTCGAAGGGCGCGACGAAGTTACGGCAGCGTGATCCCGAAGACGCCCGCCCAGGTCGCCGCCGTGTTCATCAACTTCGTTTCCCGTTCCATCAGCTGCTGCGGGGTGATATCGCCCCTCGGCTCGAACGACTGATCGGTCCACAGCACGATCCGCCCACCGTCGATGGCGTAGATGTCCGCCACCTGCTGCACCACCGCGACGTCGCCGCCCATGAACCAGATGTCGGTTTCGCCGTTGTTGACGCCGGTCGCATTGGTGTCGACCGACATCAGCTTCCGGATCACATCGTTCTGGACCCAGACGGTAAGATGCCTCGGCAGTGAATCGCCGGGAATGGTGATGACCGAGTCGTGCTGCACCATCTGCGGCAGGTCACCGTCGATGGTCCGCATCGTTTCGCGCATCATCGAGATCACGGCGCTGGTATCCCCTGGCGCGAGGTCGGAGAACTGGGCCGGCGCAGAACCGATCGACGAAGGGAGAGAGTCACCGGGTGCCGACGACGGCTTGGAACCGTTCCGGCACCCGGCGACGAGGATCGCGAGAACCGCGATCCGGAGGTTCAGTTACCGACCACCGCCGCCACCACCGCCACGGCGTGCAGCCATCGCGGTCTGGACCGAGTCGAACTTCTTCGACTGATCCGCAGTCAGCAGCGCCTTGAACTTGGCGTTGAAATCGTTGCGGAGATCCGTCGACTTCTTCGCCGAATCCGGATCAACGGTGGCCCCGGCCTGGCGCTGCGCCCGGGTGTATTGCATCAACGGCTGCGCGTTCTTGTTGTACTCGTCGAGGAGCGTCTGGGTCTTGGCCTTCTGGTCG
This region of Gemmatimonadales bacterium genomic DNA includes:
- the hemC gene encoding hydroxymethylbilane synthase codes for the protein MKLTIGTRGSALARAQANDVARRLTAAGHRVDVAVISTLGDRAATEPFADVGAFGIFVREIEAALIAGDIDIAVHSYKDIPSTSPQSLVIASVPERLDPADLLLICRDATDDSAAHFPLRNGVRVGTSAARRTAWLRAARPDLVTLPLRGNVPTRVASLCDGKYDAIVLAAAGIARLERLTDGDRLELPPTITVVRLDPTRFVPAPSQGAIALQVRADRSAVIAAAGGINDVTTARALRAEREALRLAEGGCTLPFGAWCSGVDGQLRLTVALGLEDGTIARGAKTGTNPDALARAAWAELRATAGIDAVESPSGPAPVAASASGLS
- a CDS encoding HAMP domain-containing sensor histidine kinase, which produces MNGWRLTRSLQVGFLVLLGICTAQLAYWLADEVSYTAVVQTDLREAHHADAEAAQLMLRAGANWGTIAATYPDLTLGPDSMVSIRPETLAALDAQRFHRLNRYAWEGGFFLAVLLAAMAVVYRALRNEARLRARQEHFLDAVSHELKSPLASLKLSAETLALRDPPPERRAELIRRMLADLNRLERMDANVLEVTRLDAGDAVEHRGPVALAAAVSSVVDELSEVANDAAVTVTTNVPVALVALADEDRVQTVLRNLLHNAIRAATPGGDVEIHGTVSKGQVELQVRDNGIGFPSAAAPRLFTKFYRVEGSEPARMGGTGLGLYLVRRCVDLDHGAVTASSAGTGHGAIFTVIWPLAVGSTASAAAAKAFA
- a CDS encoding glutamate-1-semialdehyde 2,1-aminomutase, which gives rise to MARRAGGRSREPAGDGPRRRRHGDHVSRTRRPAWRLVVSAGRESEEWMARAEHVMPGGVSSPVRAFRAVGGTPPVIRSGAGAEVVDVDGNRYVDFVGSWGPLILGHAHPDVVAAITDAASRGTTFGAPGEREIELAERIVAAYPGIEQVRFVSSGTEAVMSAIRLARGATHRDKIVKFAGCYHGHADHLLVAAGSGLVTFGRPSSAGVPAAFAAETIVLPLDDETQLTEVLRRDGDKIAAVIIEPVPANNGLLLQRPEFLATLRRETGRAGIVLIFDEVISGFRVARGGAAEYYGIVPDLVTFGKIIGGGLPVGAFAGPRRLMQHLAPDGAVYQAGTLSGNALAMSAGLATLKVLEHGDAWPRLEQLGATLASLLEPVISDWESPATLVHLGSLFWLSLQAGDPPRSAAAIDPAAATRYRALFHSLLDQGIAMAPSAFEVGFLSLAHERRHLERLRDALIVAARAVPTEALAS
- a CDS encoding response regulator transcription factor; amino-acid sequence: MTAARILLVEDEVNLARGIRENLEAEGYLVDVAIDGETALNRIRKEEFGLVILDVMLPRMDGYTVCQTARREGRDTPILFLTAKGSGPDRIRGLEAGGDDYLPKPFQLRELLLRVAAIIRRRTRYDAMTALEPVVRFGDNEFDFRSFRGRSWDGADQILTQKEAMILKLLAARQGEVVWRDEILEKVWGDDVLPSSRTIDNFVLRLRKRFEPDPEHPVYFHTIRGIGYRFTSEAEAEG
- a CDS encoding isochorismatase family cysteine hydrolase; the protein is MTNNTPKTALLVMDVQPGIVDRIGDKSSYLPLAQKAVDHAHARGLLVIHVVVSFRPGAPEASDYFRQHAAGLVNVQPALTPAEGDVVVVKKRISAFAGSDLEVLLRANDIRQLVLCGIATSGVVLSTLREAADKDYAMTVLSDLCADPDPEVHRVLLEKVFARQAKVITAAEWMATPAGPS
- the hemB gene encoding porphobilinogen synthase, translating into MSIDSGGVGRIRPRRLRRTAALRDLVADTWVRPQQLTMPHFVLPVERGDEPIPSMPGLSRLGTDDLVRAVAGDRALGIATVLLFGSPPEGSKDATGSCSCNPDGAVPRAIRALRGALGSDLVIITDVCLCAYTDHGHCGVLANGEVDNDRSLQSISEMAVAHAAAGADIVAPSDMMDGRVGAIRDALDIAGHIDTGILSYAVKYASAYYGPFRDAADSAPQHGDRRAYQMDPRRRDEAIREVQLDEAEGADMVMVKPALAYLDVVRQVRDATTLPLAAYNVSGEYSAVKAAAMQGWLDEPAVVRENLQAMVRAGADMVITYHARDALRGDWL
- the hemH gene encoding ferrochelatase — encoded protein: MTASDAPSLLLVNLGTPQAPTTASVRAFLAEFLGDPEVVDLPRWIWLPTLYGIVLRTRPKRVAEQYASIWSPAGSPLRVGTEAITARAATQASDHSVRCAYRYGAPSIDTMIRQMANETRGQIVVVPLFPQRTDATTGTVFRLARKVAARAGVGPRIVERAIPADDPGYIAALVERWREALAAAPTAPDHLVISYHGLPVRYDNREGHVYTGDCERTTTAFLAAAGWPRDRTTVAYQSKFGSEPWLTPATSDVIAELPARGVKHLAVIAPGFVTEGLETLEELGIRARETFVAAGGESFTYAGAVGDHPAFVQGLVNLAQR
- a CDS encoding uroporphyrinogen-III synthase, which translates into the protein MMRHSLQGHRILVTRAVDDSARWASRFAEAGAETVILPCLSFESIADDSTRATLVDAVQHTDWLLLTSPRGAEATAQLLGSERLPSTVRVGVVGPATGRVAAARLGRVDLVAMQQSAAGLAQELVALHRAGARGPRGVIATSAIATDAAPAILRSAGWEARDVVVYRTIPAAPTAPRRDLAADRIDVIVLASPSAVTGLLRVANVPTSARIVTIGPTTSQAAVAAGLTVAREANEPTFEGILEAIG
- a CDS encoding YifB family Mg chelatase-like AAA ATPase, encoding MLARIHSAAVLGVDALAVDVEIDIVSGLPSFTTVGLPLGAVKEGRERVAAALGNSGFQLPLRRITVNLAPADLPKRGSAFDLPIAIGILAASGQIPDDKLARTLLLGELGLEGDLRPIRGALPIALAARALGCSDLVLPASNVAEAAVVDGVNVRGAATLAAVCDHLSGSVPIEPASANAAHGNSRLSRNADVDLADVRAQVAAKRALEVAAAGSHNLLMLGAPGAGKTMLARRLPTILPPLTRAEALDVTRIHSVAGLLRTGDALIDERPFRAPHHTVSYAGLIGGGAIPRPGEVSLAHHGVLFLDEVAELPNHVLEMLRQPMEDGVVVISRASMSLTYPARFLLIASMNPCPCGYLGDSSRQCACAPAAVQRYRAKVSGPLLDRIDIHLSVPPVAYDDLAARTPAESSATVRGRVEAARDRQLHRFRRSPGIFANAHMGPREVGRHVRIDAETELVLKGAVAKLGLSARAYHRVLKLARTLADLAGVDAVGPAHVAEAVQYRVLDRGG